The following are encoded in a window of Variovorax paradoxus genomic DNA:
- a CDS encoding DeoR/GlpR family DNA-binding transcription regulator, with product MNSNPRQINLLDTVRARGSVTVEQLADMLGVTLQTVRRDVQRLADAGLLTRFHGGVRVPSSTTENIGYQQRETLNADGKARIARRVAELVPNDCSLILNIGTTTEAIAKALMRHTGLRVITNNLNVATILSGNTSCEVIVAGGSVRPRDRAVVGEATIDFIRQFKVDIALIGVSSIEADGSLRDFDLREVKVAQTIIAQAREVWLAADASKFNRPAMIELGTLSQIDRLFTDAAPPPPFPDLLHAAQVRLEIARDA from the coding sequence GTGAACTCCAACCCGCGCCAGATCAACCTCCTCGACACCGTGCGCGCGCGCGGCTCCGTCACCGTCGAACAGCTCGCCGACATGCTGGGCGTGACGCTGCAGACCGTGCGCCGCGACGTGCAGCGGCTGGCCGACGCAGGCTTGCTGACGCGTTTTCATGGCGGCGTGCGCGTGCCGAGTTCGACCACCGAGAACATCGGCTACCAGCAGCGCGAAACGCTCAACGCCGACGGCAAAGCGCGCATCGCGCGCCGCGTGGCCGAGCTGGTGCCCAACGACTGCTCGCTGATCCTCAACATCGGCACCACCACCGAGGCCATCGCCAAGGCGCTGATGCGCCACACGGGCCTGCGCGTGATCACCAACAACCTGAACGTGGCGACCATCCTGAGCGGCAATACGTCGTGCGAGGTGATCGTGGCCGGCGGCTCGGTGCGCCCGCGCGACCGCGCCGTGGTGGGCGAGGCCACCATCGACTTCATCCGCCAGTTCAAGGTCGACATCGCGCTCATCGGCGTGTCGAGCATCGAGGCCGACGGCTCGCTGCGCGACTTCGACCTGCGCGAGGTGAAGGTCGCGCAGACCATCATTGCCCAGGCGCGCGAGGTGTGGCTGGCGGCCGACGCGAGCAAGTTCAACCGGCCGGCCATGATCGAGCTGGGCACGCTCTCGCAGATCGACCGCCTGTTCACCGACGCCGCGCCGCCGCCGCCGTTTCCCGACCTGCTGCATGCCGCGCAGGTGCGGTTGGAAATCGCGCGCGACGCATGA
- a CDS encoding ABC transporter ATP-binding protein has protein sequence MARIDLDLAHAYRANPTQDSDYALLPLKMSFRDGGAYALLGPSGCGKTTMLNIISGLLVPSQGSVSFDGRDMTRATPQERNIAQVFQFPVIYDTMTVAENLAFPLRNRKVPEDQIKKRVGEIAEMLDMSGQLNQRAAGLAADAKQKISLGRGLVRSDVSAVLFDEPLTVIDPHLKWQLRRKLKQIHRELKLTLIYVTHDQVEALTFAEEVVVMTRGKAVQVGSAEALFERPAHTFVGHFIGSPGMNFLSAHSANGALEVAGTPLVPMRELPPGALKIGIRPEYLRLSNAGAAGAVPAVVKQVQDVGTHAMLSAEVDGGVVKVRMHSDEQPPAVGDTVWLRVLDTHTCYYKDEELVA, from the coding sequence ATGGCACGCATCGATCTCGACCTGGCCCACGCCTACCGCGCCAACCCCACGCAGGACAGCGACTACGCGCTGCTCCCGCTCAAGATGAGCTTCCGCGACGGCGGCGCGTATGCCCTGCTCGGCCCCTCGGGCTGCGGCAAGACGACCATGCTCAACATCATCTCGGGCTTGCTCGTTCCCTCGCAAGGCAGCGTGAGCTTCGACGGCCGCGACATGACGCGCGCCACGCCGCAGGAACGCAACATCGCGCAGGTGTTCCAGTTTCCGGTGATCTACGACACCATGACCGTGGCCGAGAACCTGGCGTTCCCGCTGCGCAACCGCAAGGTGCCCGAAGACCAGATCAAGAAGCGCGTCGGCGAAATCGCCGAAATGCTCGACATGAGCGGCCAGCTCAACCAGCGGGCCGCGGGCCTCGCGGCCGACGCCAAGCAGAAGATCTCGCTGGGCCGCGGCCTGGTGCGCAGCGACGTGTCGGCGGTGCTGTTCGACGAGCCGCTCACCGTGATCGACCCGCACCTGAAGTGGCAGCTGCGCCGCAAGCTCAAGCAGATCCACCGCGAGCTGAAGCTCACGCTGATCTACGTGACGCACGACCAGGTCGAGGCGCTCACCTTCGCCGAAGAGGTGGTGGTCATGACGCGCGGCAAGGCCGTGCAGGTGGGCAGCGCCGAGGCCCTGTTCGAGCGGCCGGCCCACACTTTCGTCGGGCATTTCATCGGTTCGCCGGGCATGAACTTTTTGTCGGCCCACAGCGCCAACGGTGCGCTCGAAGTGGCGGGCACGCCGCTGGTGCCGATGCGTGAACTGCCGCCCGGCGCACTCAAGATCGGCATCCGGCCCGAGTACCTGCGCCTGTCGAATGCCGGTGCGGCCGGCGCCGTGCCGGCGGTGGTGAAGCAGGTGCAGGACGTCGGCACGCACGCGATGCTGAGCGCGGAGGTCGACGGCGGCGTGGTCAAGGTGCGCATGCACTCGGACGAACAGCCGCCGGCGGTGGGCGACACGGTGTGGCTGCGGGTGCTTGATACGCACACGTGCTACTACAAGGATGAGGAGCTGGTGGCATGA
- the glpK gene encoding glycerol kinase GlpK translates to MTTYLLALDQGTSSSRSIVFDREGRIVAIAQKELTQIYPQPGWVEHDPMEIWRSQLATAREVLAKAKLQPADIHAIGITNQRETTVLWNRATGQPVHHAIVWQDRRAEPLCAQLRDEGMTDTIRDKTGLVIDAYFSGTKLRWLLDHVPGARAQAERGELAFGTVDSWLMWQLTGGKVHVTDVSNASRTMLFNVHTNEWDADLLAALKIPAALLPKVQPSSSHFADTDAALLGHTLPIGGVAGDQQSALFGQACFEAGMAKNTYGTGCFLLMHTGGAFQPSHNGLLVTSAAQVDATPQYAMEGSVFVGGAVVQWLRDGLKAIKGSAEVQSLAESVPDAGGVMMVPAFTGLGAPYWDADARGTITGLTRGTTVAHIARAALESIAYQSAALLQAMSRDAVAAGGKPVAELRVDGGASVNDLLMQFQADLLGIPVVRPEVIETTALGAAYLAGLSTGVYTDARQLSKLWKIERRFMPTMGRAQAEESMARWERAVRQATAT, encoded by the coding sequence ATGACCACCTACCTGCTCGCCCTCGACCAAGGCACCTCCAGCTCGCGCAGCATCGTGTTCGACCGCGAAGGCCGCATCGTCGCCATCGCCCAGAAGGAACTCACGCAGATCTACCCGCAGCCGGGCTGGGTCGAGCACGACCCGATGGAAATCTGGCGCAGCCAGCTCGCCACCGCGCGCGAGGTGCTGGCCAAAGCCAAGCTGCAGCCCGCCGACATCCACGCCATCGGCATCACCAACCAGCGCGAGACCACCGTGCTGTGGAACCGCGCCACCGGCCAGCCCGTGCACCACGCCATCGTCTGGCAGGACCGCCGCGCCGAACCGCTGTGCGCACAGCTGCGCGACGAAGGCATGACGGACACCATCCGCGACAAGACCGGCCTCGTGATCGACGCGTACTTCTCTGGCACCAAGCTGCGCTGGCTGCTCGACCACGTGCCCGGCGCGCGCGCGCAGGCCGAGCGCGGCGAGCTGGCCTTCGGCACGGTCGACAGCTGGCTCATGTGGCAGCTCACCGGCGGCAAGGTGCACGTGACCGACGTGAGCAATGCCTCACGCACGATGCTGTTCAACGTGCACACCAACGAATGGGACGCCGACCTGCTCGCCGCGTTGAAGATCCCCGCCGCGCTGCTGCCGAAGGTGCAGCCGTCGAGCTCGCACTTCGCCGACACCGACGCCGCGCTGCTCGGCCACACGCTGCCCATCGGCGGCGTGGCCGGCGACCAGCAGAGCGCCCTCTTCGGCCAGGCCTGCTTCGAGGCCGGCATGGCCAAGAACACCTACGGCACCGGTTGCTTCCTGCTGATGCACACGGGCGGCGCGTTCCAGCCGTCGCACAACGGCTTGCTGGTCACCAGTGCGGCGCAGGTCGATGCGACGCCGCAGTACGCGATGGAAGGCAGCGTGTTCGTCGGCGGCGCGGTGGTCCAGTGGCTGCGCGACGGCCTCAAGGCCATCAAGGGCAGCGCCGAGGTGCAGTCGCTCGCCGAGAGCGTGCCCGATGCGGGCGGCGTGATGATGGTGCCGGCCTTCACCGGCCTGGGCGCGCCCTACTGGGACGCGGACGCGCGCGGCACGATCACCGGTCTCACGCGCGGCACCACGGTCGCGCACATCGCGCGCGCCGCGCTCGAAAGCATCGCGTACCAAAGTGCCGCACTGCTGCAGGCCATGAGCCGCGATGCAGTCGCTGCGGGCGGCAAGCCGGTGGCCGAACTGCGCGTGGACGGCGGCGCGAGCGTCAACGATCTGCTGATGCAGTTCCAGGCCGACCTGCTGGGCATTCCGGTGGTGCGGCCCGAGGTGATCGAGACCACGGCCCTGGGCGCGGCCTACCTCGCGGGCCTGTCGACCGGCGTCTACACCGATGCGCGCCAGCTCTCGAAGCTGTGGAAGATCGAGCGCCGCTTCATGCCGACCATGGGCCGTGCGCAGGCCGAGGAATCGATGGCGCGCTGGGAGCGCGCGGTGCGCCAGGCCACCGCGACCTGA
- a CDS encoding ABC transporter substrate-binding protein, which translates to MKMRYTALAMAAAMVAAHGAWAAEPEAKKWIDSEFQPSTLSKDQQAAEMKWFIDAAKKLQAKGVKEISVVSETITTHEYESKTLAKAFEEITGIKVKHDLIQEGDVVEKLQTSMQSGKSIYDGWISDSDLIGTHYRYGKMMNLTDYMAGAGKEYTNPGLDIKDFIGTKFTTAPDGKLYQLPDQQFANLYWFRADLFARKDLQDKFKAKYGYDLGVPLNWSAYEDIAEFFSVDVKTIDGKPIYGHMDYGKKDPSLGWRFTDAWLSMAGTADIGTPNGMPIDEWGIRVADDKCTPVGAAVSRGGATNSPAAVYALTKYIDWMKKYAPKEAMGMTFGEAGPVPAQGQIAQQIFWYTAFTADMTKKGLPVVNEDGTPKWRMAPGPNGPYWKQGMQNGYQDVGSWSFFNGHDANKTAAAWLYAQFVTSKSVSLKKTIVGLTPIRESDIQSKAMTDMAPKLGGLVEFYRSPARVAWTPTGTNVPDYPKLAQLWWKNVAEAVTGEKTPQKAMDNLADEMDNVMGRLQRAGMAHCAPKLNAKGDPNKWLSDKNAPWKKLANEKPKGETIDYNKLLSAWKDGKVR; encoded by the coding sequence ATGAAGATGCGCTACACGGCATTGGCAATGGCGGCGGCGATGGTCGCTGCGCACGGCGCATGGGCCGCAGAGCCCGAGGCCAAGAAATGGATCGACAGCGAGTTCCAGCCGTCGACCCTGAGCAAGGACCAGCAGGCGGCCGAGATGAAGTGGTTCATCGACGCGGCCAAGAAGCTGCAGGCCAAGGGCGTCAAGGAAATCTCGGTGGTGTCGGAGACCATCACCACGCATGAATACGAATCGAAGACGCTGGCCAAGGCCTTCGAGGAAATCACCGGCATCAAGGTGAAGCACGACCTGATCCAGGAAGGCGACGTGGTCGAGAAGCTGCAGACCTCGATGCAGTCGGGCAAGTCGATCTACGACGGTTGGATTTCCGACTCCGACCTCATCGGTACGCACTACCGCTACGGAAAGATGATGAACCTCACCGACTACATGGCCGGTGCGGGCAAGGAGTACACCAACCCCGGGCTCGACATCAAGGATTTCATCGGCACCAAGTTCACCACCGCGCCCGACGGCAAGCTGTACCAGCTGCCCGACCAGCAGTTCGCCAACCTGTACTGGTTCCGCGCCGACCTGTTCGCGCGCAAGGACCTGCAGGACAAGTTCAAGGCCAAGTACGGCTACGACCTGGGCGTGCCGCTGAACTGGAGCGCCTACGAAGACATCGCCGAGTTCTTCAGCGTCGACGTGAAGACCATCGACGGCAAGCCGATCTACGGCCACATGGACTACGGCAAGAAAGACCCGTCGCTGGGCTGGCGCTTCACCGACGCGTGGCTCTCGATGGCCGGCACTGCCGACATCGGCACCCCGAACGGCATGCCGATCGACGAGTGGGGCATCCGCGTGGCCGACGACAAGTGCACGCCCGTGGGCGCGGCCGTGTCGCGCGGCGGTGCGACCAACTCGCCGGCCGCCGTGTACGCGCTCACCAAGTACATCGACTGGATGAAGAAGTACGCGCCCAAGGAAGCCATGGGCATGACCTTCGGCGAAGCCGGTCCGGTGCCCGCGCAGGGCCAGATCGCCCAGCAGATCTTCTGGTACACGGCCTTCACCGCCGACATGACCAAGAAGGGCCTGCCCGTGGTGAACGAGGACGGCACGCCCAAGTGGCGCATGGCGCCCGGCCCGAACGGCCCGTACTGGAAGCAGGGCATGCAGAACGGCTACCAGGACGTGGGTTCGTGGTCGTTCTTCAACGGCCATGACGCCAACAAGACCGCCGCTGCCTGGCTCTACGCCCAGTTCGTGACCTCCAAGAGCGTCTCGCTCAAGAAGACCATCGTGGGCCTGACCCCGATCCGCGAATCGGACATCCAGAGCAAGGCCATGACCGACATGGCGCCCAAGCTCGGTGGCCTGGTCGAGTTCTACCGCAGCCCGGCCCGCGTGGCATGGACGCCCACCGGCACCAACGTGCCCGACTACCCGAAGCTGGCGCAGCTGTGGTGGAAGAACGTGGCCGAAGCCGTCACGGGCGAGAAGACGCCGCAGAAGGCCATGGACAACCTGGCCGACGAGATGGACAACGTGATGGGCCGCCTGCAACGCGCCGGCATGGCCCATTGCGCGCCCAAGCTCAACGCGAAGGGCGATCCGAACAAGTGGCTCAGCGACAAGAACGCCCCGTGGAAGAAGCTGGCCAACGAGAAGCCCAAGGGCGAAACCATCGACTACAACAAGCTGCTGAGCGCCTGGAAGGACGGCAAGGTGCGCTGA
- a CDS encoding DUF2160 domain-containing protein, whose product MFDWMVWTTPVAVFFTCIALMLVGMTVWEIKSPTVMRRGWLPIATTRGDRLFIGLLSAAYVNLIFVGLAGKAQEWLSLEAEPSIWIGFVLSMLVLALVMRKG is encoded by the coding sequence ATGTTCGACTGGATGGTCTGGACCACCCCCGTGGCCGTTTTCTTCACCTGCATCGCGCTCATGCTGGTCGGCATGACCGTGTGGGAGATCAAGTCGCCCACCGTCATGCGGCGCGGATGGCTGCCCATTGCCACCACGCGCGGCGACCGGCTCTTCATCGGCCTGCTGTCCGCCGCGTATGTGAACCTGATCTTCGTCGGCCTGGCCGGCAAGGCGCAGGAGTGGCTGAGCCTGGAGGCCGAGCCCTCGATCTGGATCGGCTTCGTGCTGTCGATGCTCGTTCTTGCCCTGGTCATGCGCAAAGGCTAG
- a CDS encoding ABC transporter ATP-binding protein has translation MQLTLERVTKKVGAHTWLYEQSIAPKSGAVTVLLGATQAGKTSLMRLMAGLDTPSTGRVLVDGKDVTGTPVRERNVAMVYQQFINYPSLKVFDNIASPLKLRGESNIDARVKALADKLHIGMFLDRLPAELSGGQQQRVALARALAKNAPLMLLDEPLVNLDYKLREGLREELTQLFATGDSTVIYATTEPGEALLLGGYTAVMDAGELLQYGPTAEVFHAPQSLRVARAFSDPPMNLLAGTATAGRVQLAGGPALTLALPEGVSGAVTVGLRASALNVGAGEGDIALSGKVELAEISGSDTFVHVDTAVGELVAQLTGVHRFELGAAITLYFSASQAYVFDASEKLARAPAWRKGA, from the coding sequence ATGCAGCTGACTCTGGAGCGCGTCACCAAGAAGGTCGGCGCGCACACCTGGCTCTACGAGCAGAGCATCGCGCCCAAAAGCGGCGCGGTGACGGTGCTGCTCGGCGCCACGCAGGCCGGCAAGACCAGCCTGATGCGCCTCATGGCCGGGCTCGACACGCCGAGCACCGGGCGTGTGCTGGTCGACGGCAAGGACGTCACCGGCACGCCGGTGCGCGAGCGCAATGTCGCGATGGTCTACCAGCAGTTCATCAACTACCCCTCGCTCAAGGTGTTCGACAACATCGCCTCGCCGCTCAAGCTGCGCGGCGAATCGAACATCGATGCGCGCGTGAAGGCGCTGGCCGACAAGCTGCACATCGGCATGTTCCTGGACCGCCTGCCGGCCGAGCTGTCGGGCGGCCAGCAGCAGCGCGTGGCGCTGGCGCGCGCGCTCGCCAAGAATGCACCGCTCATGCTGCTCGACGAGCCGCTGGTCAACCTCGACTACAAGCTGCGCGAAGGCCTGCGCGAAGAACTCACGCAGCTCTTTGCCACCGGCGACTCGACCGTCATCTACGCCACCACCGAGCCCGGCGAAGCGCTTCTGCTCGGCGGCTACACGGCCGTGATGGACGCCGGCGAACTGCTGCAGTACGGCCCGACCGCCGAGGTCTTCCATGCGCCGCAGTCGCTGCGCGTGGCACGCGCCTTCAGCGATCCGCCGATGAACCTGCTGGCGGGCACGGCCACGGCCGGCCGCGTGCAGCTTGCGGGCGGTCCCGCGCTGACGCTGGCCCTGCCCGAAGGCGTGTCGGGCGCGGTCACCGTCGGCCTGCGCGCAAGTGCCCTGAACGTGGGTGCGGGGGAGGGCGACATCGCCTTGTCCGGCAAGGTGGAGCTGGCCGAAATCTCGGGCTCCGACACCTTCGTGCACGTCGACACGGCGGTGGGCGAACTGGTGGCGCAGCTCACCGGCGTGCACCGATTCGAGCTGGGCGCCGCGATCACGCTGTACTTCAGCGCGTCGCAGGCCTATGTGTTCGATGCCAGCGAAAAGCTGGCGCGCGCGCCGGCATGGCGCAAAGGAGCTTGA
- a CDS encoding carbohydrate ABC transporter permease: MNATNKPINQKAWWLVLPVLICVAFSAIVPLMTVVNYSVQDIISPDRRVFVGTEWFAAVMRDDELHQALWRQLGFSLSVLLVEIPLGIALALSMPATGWKSSAVLVVVALSLLIPWNVVGTIWQIYGRADIGLLGHALQVMGIEYNYTGSATDAWLTVLVMDVWHWTPLVALLCYAGLRSIPDAYYQAARIDGASKFAVFRYIQLPKMRGVLMIAVLLRFMDSFMIYTEPFVLTGGGPGNATTFLSQYLTQKAVGQFDLGPAAAFSLIYFLIILLFCFVLYNWMQRVGTQEVEKEQ, from the coding sequence ATGAACGCCACCAATAAACCCATCAATCAAAAGGCCTGGTGGCTCGTGCTGCCGGTGCTCATCTGCGTCGCCTTCTCGGCCATCGTGCCGCTGATGACGGTCGTCAACTACTCCGTGCAGGACATCATCTCGCCCGACCGGCGCGTGTTCGTCGGCACCGAATGGTTTGCCGCCGTGATGCGCGACGACGAGCTGCACCAGGCGCTGTGGCGCCAGCTGGGCTTCTCGCTCTCGGTGCTGCTGGTGGAAATTCCGCTGGGCATCGCGCTCGCGCTGTCGATGCCGGCCACGGGCTGGAAGTCGTCGGCGGTGCTGGTGGTGGTGGCGCTGTCGCTGCTCATTCCGTGGAACGTGGTGGGCACCATCTGGCAGATCTACGGACGCGCCGACATTGGCCTGCTGGGCCATGCGCTGCAGGTGATGGGCATCGAATACAACTACACCGGCAGCGCGACCGACGCGTGGCTCACGGTGCTGGTGATGGACGTGTGGCACTGGACGCCGCTCGTGGCCTTGCTCTGCTATGCGGGCCTGCGTTCGATTCCCGACGCCTACTACCAGGCCGCGCGCATCGACGGCGCCAGCAAGTTCGCGGTGTTCCGCTACATCCAGCTGCCCAAGATGCGCGGCGTGCTGATGATTGCCGTGCTGCTGCGCTTCATGGACAGCTTCATGATCTACACCGAGCCCTTCGTGCTGACGGGCGGCGGGCCGGGCAACGCGACCACCTTCCTGAGCCAGTACCTCACGCAGAAGGCCGTGGGGCAGTTCGACCTCGGGCCGGCTGCGGCGTTCTCGCTGATCTATTTCCTGATCATTCTGTTGTTCTGCTTCGTGCTCTACAACTGGATGCAACGGGTCGGTACACAGGAAGTGGAGAAAGAGCAATGA
- the glpD gene encoding glycerol-3-phosphate dehydrogenase has product MKKLENTISAFADKSHEPTDLQPVTDFSSPAAAPATECDVLIVGGGINGCGIARDLAGRGWRVVLCEKDDLASHTSSSSTKLIHGGLRYLEYYEFSLVRKALQEREVLLKSAPHIMWPLRFVMPHDPSMRPAWMIRIGLFMYDHLAKREVLPPSRGIDLRQHAAGAPLKAQYKRGFVYSDGWVDDARLVVLNAIDARSKGAEVLTRTRCIHAQRGADGWVATLEGPDGAHRTVRARAVVNAAGPWAESFLRGVAQSARGEALATKSLRLVKGSHIIVPRLFDHDHAYIFQNPDKRIIFAIPYQGAFTLIGTTDIEISGDDPGAARIAQEEIDYLCTQASRYFDKAIVPADVVWTYSGVRPLLDDASGDPSAVTRDYLLESNTTAAPLLSVWGGKITTFRKLAEDAADEVGKMLGQSVAQRPAWTDGAFLAGGDLSAWIGAPKRPDDDFGRFVTAVQAKYPWLDAKVALRLARGYGARLAELVGESQALADMGAEVAPGLYERELRFLQAREWAVSSDDVLWRRTKLGLHYTPAEREQVAIWLQANATNNNDTVEVEVS; this is encoded by the coding sequence ATGAAAAAACTCGAAAATACAATCTCGGCCTTTGCTGACAAAAGTCACGAACCTACGGACCTCCAGCCTGTGACCGATTTCTCCTCTCCAGCGGCCGCGCCGGCCACCGAATGCGATGTGCTGATCGTCGGCGGCGGCATCAACGGCTGCGGCATTGCGCGCGACCTGGCCGGCCGGGGCTGGCGCGTGGTCTTGTGCGAGAAGGACGACCTGGCCTCGCACACCTCGTCTTCTTCGACCAAGCTGATCCACGGCGGGCTGCGCTACCTGGAGTACTACGAGTTCTCGCTGGTGCGCAAGGCGCTGCAGGAGCGCGAGGTGCTGCTCAAGAGCGCGCCGCACATCATGTGGCCGCTGCGCTTCGTGATGCCGCACGACCCCTCGATGCGCCCGGCCTGGATGATCCGCATCGGCCTGTTCATGTACGACCATCTGGCCAAGCGCGAGGTGCTGCCGCCGTCGCGCGGCATCGACCTGCGCCAGCACGCGGCCGGCGCACCGCTCAAGGCGCAGTACAAGCGCGGCTTCGTGTATTCCGACGGCTGGGTCGACGATGCGCGGCTGGTGGTGCTCAACGCCATCGATGCGCGCTCGAAGGGCGCCGAGGTGCTCACGCGCACGCGCTGCATCCATGCGCAGCGCGGCGCCGACGGCTGGGTCGCCACGCTCGAAGGCCCCGACGGCGCGCACCGCACCGTGCGTGCGCGCGCCGTGGTGAACGCGGCCGGCCCGTGGGCCGAATCCTTTTTGCGCGGCGTGGCCCAGTCGGCGCGCGGCGAGGCGCTGGCCACCAAGAGCCTGCGGCTCGTGAAGGGCAGCCACATCATCGTGCCGCGCCTGTTCGACCACGACCACGCCTATATCTTCCAGAACCCCGACAAGCGGATCATCTTCGCCATCCCTTACCAGGGCGCGTTCACGCTGATCGGCACCACCGACATCGAGATCAGCGGCGACGATCCCGGCGCCGCGCGCATCGCGCAGGAAGAAATCGACTACCTCTGCACGCAGGCCAGTCGCTACTTCGACAAGGCCATCGTGCCGGCCGACGTGGTCTGGACCTACTCGGGCGTGCGCCCGCTGCTGGACGACGCCTCGGGTGACCCCTCCGCCGTCACGCGCGACTACCTGCTCGAGTCGAACACCACCGCCGCGCCGCTGCTGTCGGTGTGGGGCGGCAAGATCACCACCTTCCGCAAGCTGGCCGAAGACGCGGCCGACGAGGTCGGCAAGATGCTCGGCCAGTCGGTTGCGCAGCGCCCGGCCTGGACCGACGGCGCCTTCCTGGCCGGCGGTGACCTGTCGGCCTGGATCGGCGCGCCCAAGCGCCCCGACGACGACTTCGGCCGCTTCGTGACGGCCGTGCAGGCGAAGTACCCCTGGCTCGATGCCAAGGTCGCGCTGCGGCTGGCGCGCGGTTATGGCGCGCGCCTGGCCGAACTGGTCGGCGAGTCGCAGGCGCTGGCTGACATGGGCGCCGAGGTCGCGCCCGGCCTGTACGAGCGCGAGCTGCGCTTTTTGCAGGCGCGCGAATGGGCCGTGAGCTCGGACGACGTCCTCTGGCGTCGCACCAAGCTCGGCCTGCACTACACGCCCGCCGAGCGCGAGCAGGTGGCGATCTGGCTGCAGGCCAACGCAACGAACAACAACGACACCGTGGAAGTGGAGGTGAGCTGA
- a CDS encoding carbohydrate ABC transporter permease: MNEKRFHKRSVFLVLYILFALLPIYWMINMSFKTNEEIVSSFSFFPQQLTWANYARIFTDESWYSGYINSLIYVAINTVISLTVALPAAYAFSRYSFLGDKHVFFWLLTNRMTPPAVFLLPFFQLYSTVGLMDTHLGVALAHLLFNVPLAVWILEGFMSGIPREIDETAYIDGYSFPRFFLTIFLPLIKAGVGVAAFFCFMFSWVELLLARTLTSVNAKPIVATMTRTVSASGMDWATLAAAGVLTIVPGAIVIWFVRHYIAKGFAMGRV, translated from the coding sequence ATGAACGAAAAACGCTTCCACAAGCGCAGCGTCTTCCTGGTGCTGTACATCCTGTTCGCGCTGTTGCCCATCTACTGGATGATCAACATGAGCTTCAAGACGAACGAGGAGATCGTGTCGAGCTTCTCGTTCTTTCCGCAGCAGCTCACCTGGGCCAATTACGCGCGCATCTTCACCGATGAGTCGTGGTACTCGGGCTACATCAACAGCCTGATCTACGTGGCGATCAACACGGTGATCTCGCTCACTGTGGCGCTGCCGGCGGCGTATGCGTTCTCGCGCTATTCGTTCCTGGGCGACAAGCACGTGTTCTTCTGGCTGTTGACCAACCGCATGACGCCGCCCGCGGTGTTTTTGCTGCCGTTCTTCCAGCTGTACAGCACGGTGGGCCTCATGGACACGCACCTGGGCGTGGCGCTCGCACACTTGCTGTTCAACGTGCCGCTCGCGGTGTGGATTCTCGAAGGCTTCATGAGCGGCATTCCGCGCGAGATCGACGAGACGGCGTACATCGACGGCTACTCGTTTCCGCGCTTCTTCCTCACCATCTTCCTGCCGCTCATCAAGGCAGGCGTGGGCGTGGCGGCGTTCTTCTGCTTCATGTTCAGCTGGGTCGAGCTGCTGCTGGCGCGCACGCTCACGAGCGTGAATGCCAAGCCCATCGTGGCGACGATGACGCGTACCGTGAGTGCGTCGGGCATGGACTGGGCGACGCTGGCTGCGGCCGGTGTGCTCACCATCGTGCCGGGCGCGATCGTGATCTGGTTTGTCCGCCACTACATCGCGAAGGGTTTCGCGATGGGACGCGTGTGA
- a CDS encoding SH3 domain-containing protein, which yields MARFSRRLPALLLAFFFSWMVLPSAFAAQPQMVSVAVKTLNMRTGPSQRADAHWTVSRGYPLRVIGRKGDWLRVTDFENDKAWVFRSMTNKTPHHVVKAKTAQLRRAPGARSPVVKRAVYGDVLRTLERRGDWVKVRHEGGATGWVLKRSLWGW from the coding sequence ATGGCCCGATTCAGCCGCCGACTGCCCGCGCTCCTGCTCGCATTCTTCTTTTCGTGGATGGTGCTGCCGTCCGCCTTTGCCGCGCAGCCGCAGATGGTCAGTGTCGCGGTCAAGACGCTGAACATGCGCACCGGCCCGAGCCAGCGCGCCGACGCGCACTGGACGGTGAGCCGGGGCTATCCGCTGCGCGTGATCGGCCGCAAGGGCGACTGGCTGCGCGTCACCGATTTCGAGAACGACAAGGCCTGGGTCTTCCGTTCGATGACGAACAAGACGCCGCACCACGTCGTGAAGGCGAAGACCGCGCAACTGCGCCGCGCCCCCGGTGCGCGCAGCCCGGTCGTGAAGCGGGCCGTGTATGGCGACGTGCTGCGCACGCTCGAGCGCCGCGGCGACTGGGTGAAGGTGCGCCATGAAGGCGGCGCCACCGGTTGGGTGCTGAAGCGCTCCCTCTGGGGCTGGTAA